A window of Equus przewalskii isolate Varuska chromosome 6, EquPr2, whole genome shotgun sequence genomic DNA:
TAGATGTGCTTTCTTTTGTGGTTTCTTACCAggcttttgtgtttttcaaatctgGTCCTATCCAGATATCAGAacaattttaacttcttttctctttggtttgttgtcttagttttaatattttactccTTAATCCAAACAGAGTGTTTCCTTAGTGTATGAAGCACAAGGCTTTATTTTTAAACCCAGGtaaagtttgttgttttttaagagaTCAAATTAAGTTTTTGCCTaaaactttttacatttttcaaggaTCTGTTATAACTAGATATGTAGGAGGTTTGAACAGTTAGTGGTGTAGTTTTATGTATGGCGATAGTCTTAACAGTATGTGTATAGCCATCTAGTAAAATCACATGAACTCTAATATTCTTACATGAGAACTAGTCAAGAAGGGTTTAACATAAAAAGtggccctggggagaggggattttggaaaatatgaagtggatttaaataataacaaattaatatgaataaaaatattctatttagtATCAATAAAAAGAAGTTAGGTAGCAAAAACTTGAAATATCCAATTAGGCATCAGTTTTAAATGAGCTTCTTCTACAGGAACTTATATCATAAACCCAAAgtttgctctttttgtttgtgCCAAACAGGTAAACAGGCATAAATCTCAATGGGAGAAGAAAACCAAAGCTTCGTGGCTGAGTTTATCTTCCTTGGCCTTTCACAGGACTGGCAGACCCAGATCCTGctatttgttcttttcctcagcATTTATCTGTTGACTGTGATTGGAAACCTACTCATCATTATTCTTATCTTTATGGATACTCAACTTCACACGcccatgtacttttttcttagaaatctcTCTTTCGCAGATCTCTGTTTCTCTACTAGCATTGTCCCTCAACTGTTGGTCCACTTCATggtaaagaagaaaactatttcttttttggggtgtaTGACACAGATAATTGTCTTCCTTCTGGTTGGGTGTACAGAATGTGCACTGCTGGCAGTGATGTCTTATGACCGGTATGTGGCGGTCTGCAAGCCCCTGCACTACTCCACCATCATGACCCAACAGATGTGTCTCCAGTTGACCATAGGATCCTGGGTCAGTGGGGCACTAGTGTCTCTGGTGGACACCACCTTTACTTTCCAACTTCCCTATGGAGGGCAGAACATTATCAATCACTACTTTTGTGAACCTCCTGCCCTCCTGAAGCTGGCTTCAGCAGATACCTACAGCACAGAAATGGCCATCTTTGCAATGGGTGTGCTCATCCTGCTTGCTCCTGTCTCCCTGATCCTTGTCTCCTACTGGAATATTATCTCCACTGTGATCCAGATCCAGTCTGGGGAGGGCAGGCTtaaggccttctccacctgtggctcCCATCTCATTGTTGTTGTCCTTTTCTATGGCTCAGCTATTTTCACCTACATGCGGCCAAATTCGAAGACTACAAAAGAGCAGGATAAGACGATATCTGTGTTCTATACAGTGGTGACTCCAATGTTGAACCCCATAATTTACAGCCTGAGAAACAAGGATGTCAAAGGGTCTCTCAGGAAGTTAGCTAGAAGAAAGTCCTTTTATTAGAGATGGTGGTCTCTGGGTCTGACATTTAGAGCTATGGTAACATTCTTAAATGAGGAGCAGAATTTCAATAGGCCATTATGAGTTAGGTCATTTCAGGAAGAAGCAGGAGAGTTAAGGATGTATTCTAGAAACTGAATATTCCACTCTAAGctagaaaatagagaataaacaAGAGGATGAAAACTTAGGTTATATCCTGATTATTAAAAGTGTCAAGTGCTATTTTGAAGGAGTTTGTGGTTAATTTAGCTAACATGGACATGGTTTAAGCATAATCATAATTAAATCTAGGAGGTTTAAACTGGATTGTcctgaaataatgtttaatatgaGTTGCATATATGATCCTAACATCAAAAACATTTCAAGGTTAGATGTCCCAGTCATAAAAACCTAGGAACAGGTTC
This region includes:
- the LOC139084330 gene encoding olfactory receptor 2D3-like, giving the protein MGEENQSFVAEFIFLGLSQDWQTQILLFVLFLSIYLLTVIGNLLIIILIFMDTQLHTPMYFFLRNLSFADLCFSTSIVPQLLVHFMVKKKTISFLGCMTQIIVFLLVGCTECALLAVMSYDRYVAVCKPLHYSTIMTQQMCLQLTIGSWVSGALVSLVDTTFTFQLPYGGQNIINHYFCEPPALLKLASADTYSTEMAIFAMGVLILLAPVSLILVSYWNIISTVIQIQSGEGRLKAFSTCGSHLIVVVLFYGSAIFTYMRPNSKTTKEQDKTISVFYTVVTPMLNPIIYSLRNKDVKGSLRKLARRKSFY